Genomic segment of Anoplopoma fimbria isolate UVic2021 breed Golden Eagle Sablefish unplaced genomic scaffold, Afim_UVic_2022 Un_contig_9488_pilon_pilon, whole genome shotgun sequence:
TAGATAAAAAAGAAGGCTGTATTCATCATGTGTCACTTAACGAGGTTCACAGGCTGCAGACATGTCGCTCTATCTCTACTTCTTCCTCGCTGGATGTTTCTGTTACAGCTCTAACGgtaagaaaatctaatttatcagctttttatcaacatgatatttatgaatctcaggttttggttttggcataaatacattttggtatcAATAAAGTCTTAGGGTTTACTTACAACATTATCAGGATGTTCAAATGGGCTTTTCTCATTAGCCTAGTAAATATGAATCCACTTCAAGGCACCATGAAGgtgaaacaaagaaagtttTATTTAGGAAAACGACAGATTTAGAAAATCcatatgagaaaataattttgTCATGGCTGTTGGGGTCTTTCAGAAGCCAACGACCTACAGTGACATAAAGACAATTAACAGAAACGTTCAGCAAACATTTATCAGCCTACTTATTACGTCCTTTCTACTTTACAGCGATTCCTGAAGTGACTGTGATGCAGAACAAAGTGGCTACACTTCCCTGTCCTTGTGGGAAGGGAAATGTAACATGGAGCCGCTTCATAAATGGTAAAAAGGTGACACTTGTCAAAATCAAAAACGGCGTCGAGGAAAGATTTGACAAGCGCTACGGTTCCCTGGCAGACAATTCACTGGTAATAAGAAATGTTACGTCCTCTGATAGTTTGATGTATTTGTGTAATACAACAACAGTATATCTGAACGTGATAACAGATACCAACACGGTGGGTCCTAATGCTGGAAATGTAACAGACAGGCCAAGAAACCGCAGACTGGGTCCTGTCCTTGGACCAGACCAGAAGGGAAACGCTGAAGACGCAGAGAACCAACAACCCTCAGATGTTTGGAAGATACCAGTTGGTGTCGTGGTGGGTGTTGCGTTGGTGCTTTTGTTGATCTTTACCCTGAAATTCTGCTTCAAAAACAGAATGGAGAAAACCACCAACTTGGATGAAACTGTTCCTGAGGTGATTTATGAGGAGATTAAATGTGGAGAGGAGCAGCCAGCGAGGgagtcttattttgaaagtccaTACTACTCGACAAGCATCAGGGAAATGGAAAGCACCTCCACACCACCTAATAATACCCTGTACAGCACTGTTAACAAGCTCACTACTAAAGGACGCAGCAGTGAGGAGTGCGTGTATCACCTCGCCCAAAACCCACTAAAGACAGGAAATGTGAGTGAATAAGACGCTGCCAGTATCAGTTCACACTTGGTAGTCTGATAATTATAGAAAATGGTCATCACCTGGATGAAAAAAAGCTCAGAAACtgctgtatttttgtatttcccGTGCCAAGTTCTGGCTTCCTTTCacagaagagaaataaaaaaagcagcctgactggaa
This window contains:
- the LOC129117002 gene encoding uncharacterized protein LOC129117002 isoform X2; this encodes MSLYLYFFLAGCFCYSSNAIPEVTVMQNKVATLPCPCGKGNVTWSRFINGKKVTLVKIKNGVEERFDKRYGSLADNSLTGQETADWVLSLDQTRRETLKTQRTNNPQMFGRYQLVSWWVLRWCFC
- the LOC129117002 gene encoding uncharacterized protein LOC129117002 isoform X1; translation: MSLYLYFFLAGCFCYSSNAIPEVTVMQNKVATLPCPCGKGNVTWSRFINGKKVTLVKIKNGVEERFDKRYGSLADNSLVIRNVTSSDSLMYLCNTTTVYLNVITDTNTVGPNAGNVTDRPRNRRLGPVLGPDQKGNAEDAENQQPSDVWKIPVGVVVGVALVLLLIFTLKFCFKNRMEKTTNLDETVPEVIYEEIKCGEEQPARESYFESPYYSTSIREMESTSTPPNNTLYSTVNKLTTKGRSSEECVYHLAQNPLKTGNVSE